The following coding sequences lie in one Arabidopsis thaliana chromosome 3, partial sequence genomic window:
- the LpxK gene encoding tetraacyldisaccharide 4'-kinase family protein, which yields MLERHLRGGPVKIGVGANRAATAALFLDKYGCVDSSSLRSFFDLHERAQVWTISEKIGCIILDDGMQHWSLSRDLEIVMLNGLNPWGNGHLMPHGPLREPLLALERADVAVVHHVDLITKQSLRDIENMIQGFKKSIPIFYSKMVPKYLFDVKNARSHVALEALRCASVLCVSAIGSADAFVKSIEMTGAHYVDRLDFSDHHLFEAEDVETMSRRAKGLEHKSNCKPIIVVTEKDYDRDPEILKCLDSYTVLVLCSELQITPILETDVDSFNYTLMKALAAKFYVSS from the exons ATGCTTGAAAGACATCTTCGTGGTGGACCGGTAAAGATTGGCGTTGGGGCTAACCGGGCAGCTACTGCTGCTTTGTTTTTGGATAAGTATGGTTGTGTAGATTCTTCTAGTTTAAGGTCATTCTTTGATCTTCATGAAAGAGCACAAGTTTGGACCATTTCTGAAAAAATTGGTTGTATCATATTAGATGATGGGATGCAG CATTGGAGTTTGTCTCGTGATCTCGAGATTGTGATGCTTAACGGGCTGAATCCATGGGGAAATGGTCATTTGATGCCTCATGGTCCTTTACGAGAACCTCTTCTGGCGCTTGAACGGGCAGATGTTGCTGTAGTACACCATGTGGACTTG ATTACTAAACAAAGCCTCAGAGATATTGAGAACATGATACAAGGATTCAAAAAGTCGATACCGATTTTCTACTCCAAGATGGTGCCCAAATACTTGTTCGATGTTAAAAATGCTAGGTCACATGTAGCTTTAGAAGCGTTGCGCTGTGCCTCTGTGCTATGTGTTTCCGCAATTGGATCCGCTGATGCATTTGTCAAGAGCATCGAGATG ACTGGAGCACATTATGTTGATAGACTTGATTTCAGTGATCATCATTTATTTGAAGCAGAG GATGTTGAAACTATGAGTAGGAGAGCAAAGGGACTAGAACACAAATCTAATTGCAAGCCTATCATTGTGGTAACTGAAAAG GATTATGATAGAGACCCGGAGATCCTCAAATGTCTGGACTCATACACAGTCTTGGTTCTATGCTCTGAGTTGCAAATAACTCCTATTTTGGAAACTGATGTAGATAGCTTTAATTATACACTTATGAAAGCTCTAGCTGCTAAGTTCTATGTTTCCAGTTAG
- the LpxK gene encoding tetraacyldisaccharide 4'-kinase family protein (tetraacyldisaccharide 4'-kinase family protein; FUNCTIONS IN: tetraacyldisaccharide 4'-kinase activity, ATP binding; INVOLVED IN: lipid A biosynthetic process; LOCATED IN: membrane; EXPRESSED IN: sepal, root, flower, seed; EXPRESSED DURING: petal differentiation and expansion stage, E expanded cotyledon stage; CONTAINS InterPro DOMAIN/s: Tetraacyldisaccharide 4'-kinase (InterPro:IPR003758); Has 4415 Blast hits to 4415 proteins in 1307 species: Archae - 0; Bacteria - 2721; Metazoa - 2; Fungi - 0; Plants - 24; Viruses - 0; Other Eukaryotes - 1668 (source: NCBI BLink).): protein MEKLRKVVNEIAYTRVHTNSPALHRSLVPFLTIASSLYGVALQIRRSLYRYSLLQKHRLPVPVISVGNLSWGGNGKTPMVEYISQFLVDSGLTPLILTRGYAGGDEVKMLERHLRGGPVKIGVGANRAATAALFLDKYGCVDSSSLRSFFDLHERAQVWTISEKIGCIILDDGMQHWSLSRDLEIVMLNGLNPWGNGHLMPHGPLREPLLALERADVAVVHHVDLITKQSLRDIENMIQGFKKSIPIFYSKMVPKYLFDVKNARSHVALEALRCASVLCVSAIGSADAFVKSIEMTGAHYVDRLDFSDHHLFEAEDVETMSRRAKGLEHKSNCKPIIVVTEKDYDRDPEILKCLDSYTVLVLCSELQITPILETDVDSFNYTLMKALAAKFYVSS from the exons ATGGAGAAGCTGAGGAAGGTGGTGAACGAAATCGCCTACACGCGAGTCCATACGAATTCCCCTGCTCTTCACCGTTCTCTCGTTCCCTTCCTAACAATCGCTTCGTCTCTATACGGAGTCGCTCTCCAAATCCGCCGCTCTCTCTACCGCTACTCACTCTTACAGAAACACCG ATTACCCGTTCCGGTGATCAGCGTTGGGAATCTGAGCTGGGGAGGTAATGGGAAGACGCCAATGGTGGAATACATTTCTCAATTCCTCGTTGATTCTGGACTTACACCTCTTATTCTCACTCGT GGTTATGCTGGTGGAGATGAAGTCAAAATGCTTGAAAGACATCTTCGTGGTGGACCGGTAAAGATTGGCGTTGGGGCTAACCGGGCAGCTACTGCTGCTTTGTTTTTGGATAAGTATGGTTGTGTAGATTCTTCTAGTTTAAGGTCATTCTTTGATCTTCATGAAAGAGCACAAGTTTGGACCATTTCTGAAAAAATTGGTTGTATCATATTAGATGATGGGATGCAG CATTGGAGTTTGTCTCGTGATCTCGAGATTGTGATGCTTAACGGGCTGAATCCATGGGGAAATGGTCATTTGATGCCTCATGGTCCTTTACGAGAACCTCTTCTGGCGCTTGAACGGGCAGATGTTGCTGTAGTACACCATGTGGACTTG ATTACTAAACAAAGCCTCAGAGATATTGAGAACATGATACAAGGATTCAAAAAGTCGATACCGATTTTCTACTCCAAGATGGTGCCCAAATACTTGTTCGATGTTAAAAATGCTAGGTCACATGTAGCTTTAGAAGCGTTGCGCTGTGCCTCTGTGCTATGTGTTTCCGCAATTGGATCCGCTGATGCATTTGTCAAGAGCATCGAGATG ACTGGAGCACATTATGTTGATAGACTTGATTTCAGTGATCATCATTTATTTGAAGCAGAG GATGTTGAAACTATGAGTAGGAGAGCAAAGGGACTAGAACACAAATCTAATTGCAAGCCTATCATTGTGGTAACTGAAAAG GATTATGATAGAGACCCGGAGATCCTCAAATGTCTGGACTCATACACAGTCTTGGTTCTATGCTCTGAGTTGCAAATAACTCCTATTTTGGAAACTGATGTAGATAGCTTTAATTATACACTTATGAAAGCTCTAGCTGCTAAGTTCTATGTTTCCAGTTAG
- the LpxK gene encoding tetraacyldisaccharide 4'-kinase family protein has translation MVEYISQFLVDSGLTPLILTRGYAGGDEVKMLERHLRGGPVKIGVGANRAATAALFLDKYGCVDSSSLRSFFDLHERAQVWTISEKIGCIILDDGMQHWSLSRDLEIVMLNGLNPWGNGHLMPHGPLREPLLALERADVAVVHHVDLITKQSLRDIENMIQGFKKSIPIFYSKMVPKYLFDVKNARSHVALEALRCASVLCVSAIGSADAFVKSIEMTGAHYVDRLDFSDHHLFEAEDVETMSRRAKGLEHKSNCKPIIVVTEKDYDRDPEILKCLDSYTVLVLCSELQITPILETDVDSFNYTLMKALAAKFYVSS, from the exons ATGGTGGAATACATTTCTCAATTCCTCGTTGATTCTGGACTTACACCTCTTATTCTCACTCGT GGTTATGCTGGTGGAGATGAAGTCAAAATGCTTGAAAGACATCTTCGTGGTGGACCGGTAAAGATTGGCGTTGGGGCTAACCGGGCAGCTACTGCTGCTTTGTTTTTGGATAAGTATGGTTGTGTAGATTCTTCTAGTTTAAGGTCATTCTTTGATCTTCATGAAAGAGCACAAGTTTGGACCATTTCTGAAAAAATTGGTTGTATCATATTAGATGATGGGATGCAG CATTGGAGTTTGTCTCGTGATCTCGAGATTGTGATGCTTAACGGGCTGAATCCATGGGGAAATGGTCATTTGATGCCTCATGGTCCTTTACGAGAACCTCTTCTGGCGCTTGAACGGGCAGATGTTGCTGTAGTACACCATGTGGACTTG ATTACTAAACAAAGCCTCAGAGATATTGAGAACATGATACAAGGATTCAAAAAGTCGATACCGATTTTCTACTCCAAGATGGTGCCCAAATACTTGTTCGATGTTAAAAATGCTAGGTCACATGTAGCTTTAGAAGCGTTGCGCTGTGCCTCTGTGCTATGTGTTTCCGCAATTGGATCCGCTGATGCATTTGTCAAGAGCATCGAGATG ACTGGAGCACATTATGTTGATAGACTTGATTTCAGTGATCATCATTTATTTGAAGCAGAG GATGTTGAAACTATGAGTAGGAGAGCAAAGGGACTAGAACACAAATCTAATTGCAAGCCTATCATTGTGGTAACTGAAAAG GATTATGATAGAGACCCGGAGATCCTCAAATGTCTGGACTCATACACAGTCTTGGTTCTATGCTCTGAGTTGCAAATAACTCCTATTTTGGAAACTGATGTAGATAGCTTTAATTATACACTTATGAAAGCTCTAGCTGCTAAGTTCTATGTTTCCAGTTAG
- the LpxK gene encoding tetraacyldisaccharide 4'-kinase family protein (tetraacyldisaccharide 4'-kinase family protein; FUNCTIONS IN: tetraacyldisaccharide 4'-kinase activity, ATP binding; INVOLVED IN: lipid A biosynthetic process; LOCATED IN: membrane; EXPRESSED IN: sepal, root, flower, seed; EXPRESSED DURING: petal differentiation and expansion stage, E expanded cotyledon stage; CONTAINS InterPro DOMAIN/s: Tetraacyldisaccharide 4'-kinase (InterPro:IPR003758).), producing MEKLRKVVNEIAYTRVHTNSPALHRSLVPFLTIASSLYGVALQIRRSLYRYSLLQKHRLPVPVISVGNLSWGGNGKTPMVEYISQFLVDSGLTPLILTRTLTYCQGYAGGDEVKMLERHLRGGPVKIGVGANRAATAALFLDKYGCVDSSSLRSFFDLHERAQVWTISEKIGCIILDDGMQHWSLSRDLEIVMLNGLNPWGNGHLMPHGPLREPLLALERADVAVVHHVDLITKQSLRDIENMIQGFKKSIPIFYSKMVPKYLFDVKNARSHVALEALRCASVLCVSAIGSADAFVKSIEMTGAHYVDRLDFSDHHLFEAEVTNSIAILHVLFPICFTAKKLFLLNQIGFHQYHNDKCRMLKL from the exons ATGGAGAAGCTGAGGAAGGTGGTGAACGAAATCGCCTACACGCGAGTCCATACGAATTCCCCTGCTCTTCACCGTTCTCTCGTTCCCTTCCTAACAATCGCTTCGTCTCTATACGGAGTCGCTCTCCAAATCCGCCGCTCTCTCTACCGCTACTCACTCTTACAGAAACACCG ATTACCCGTTCCGGTGATCAGCGTTGGGAATCTGAGCTGGGGAGGTAATGGGAAGACGCCAATGGTGGAATACATTTCTCAATTCCTCGTTGATTCTGGACTTACACCTCTTATTCTCACTCGT ACTCTTACATATTGTCAGGGTTATGCTGGTGGAGATGAAGTCAAAATGCTTGAAAGACATCTTCGTGGTGGACCGGTAAAGATTGGCGTTGGGGCTAACCGGGCAGCTACTGCTGCTTTGTTTTTGGATAAGTATGGTTGTGTAGATTCTTCTAGTTTAAGGTCATTCTTTGATCTTCATGAAAGAGCACAAGTTTGGACCATTTCTGAAAAAATTGGTTGTATCATATTAGATGATGGGATGCAG CATTGGAGTTTGTCTCGTGATCTCGAGATTGTGATGCTTAACGGGCTGAATCCATGGGGAAATGGTCATTTGATGCCTCATGGTCCTTTACGAGAACCTCTTCTGGCGCTTGAACGGGCAGATGTTGCTGTAGTACACCATGTGGACTTG ATTACTAAACAAAGCCTCAGAGATATTGAGAACATGATACAAGGATTCAAAAAGTCGATACCGATTTTCTACTCCAAGATGGTGCCCAAATACTTGTTCGATGTTAAAAATGCTAGGTCACATGTAGCTTTAGAAGCGTTGCGCTGTGCCTCTGTGCTATGTGTTTCCGCAATTGGATCCGCTGATGCATTTGTCAAGAGCATCGAGATG ACTGGAGCACATTATGTTGATAGACTTGATTTCAGTGATCATCATTTATTTGAAGCAGAGGTTACTAATTCCATAGCTATTCTTCATGTGTTATTCCCAATTTGTTTCACtgccaaaaaattatttttactaaatcaAATTGGCtttcatcaatatcataatGATAAGTGCAGGATGTTGAAACTATGA
- the LpxK gene encoding tetraacyldisaccharide 4'-kinase family protein, with translation MVEYISQFLVDSGLTPLILTRGYAGGDEVKMLERHLRGGPVKIGVGANRAATAALFLDKYGCVDSSSLRSFFDLHERAQVWTISEKIGCIILDDGMQHWSLSRDLEIVMLNGLNPWGNGHLMPHGPLREPLLALERADVAVVHHVDLITKQSLRDIENMIQGFKKSIPIFYSKMVPKYLFDVKNARSHVALEALRCASVLCVSAIGSADAFVKSIEMTGAHYVDRLDFSDHHLFEAEVTNSIAILHVLFPICFTAKKLFLLNQIGFHQYHNDKCRMLKL, from the exons ATGGTGGAATACATTTCTCAATTCCTCGTTGATTCTGGACTTACACCTCTTATTCTCACTCGT GGTTATGCTGGTGGAGATGAAGTCAAAATGCTTGAAAGACATCTTCGTGGTGGACCGGTAAAGATTGGCGTTGGGGCTAACCGGGCAGCTACTGCTGCTTTGTTTTTGGATAAGTATGGTTGTGTAGATTCTTCTAGTTTAAGGTCATTCTTTGATCTTCATGAAAGAGCACAAGTTTGGACCATTTCTGAAAAAATTGGTTGTATCATATTAGATGATGGGATGCAG CATTGGAGTTTGTCTCGTGATCTCGAGATTGTGATGCTTAACGGGCTGAATCCATGGGGAAATGGTCATTTGATGCCTCATGGTCCTTTACGAGAACCTCTTCTGGCGCTTGAACGGGCAGATGTTGCTGTAGTACACCATGTGGACTTG ATTACTAAACAAAGCCTCAGAGATATTGAGAACATGATACAAGGATTCAAAAAGTCGATACCGATTTTCTACTCCAAGATGGTGCCCAAATACTTGTTCGATGTTAAAAATGCTAGGTCACATGTAGCTTTAGAAGCGTTGCGCTGTGCCTCTGTGCTATGTGTTTCCGCAATTGGATCCGCTGATGCATTTGTCAAGAGCATCGAGATG ACTGGAGCACATTATGTTGATAGACTTGATTTCAGTGATCATCATTTATTTGAAGCAGAGGTTACTAATTCCATAGCTATTCTTCATGTGTTATTCCCAATTTGTTTCACtgccaaaaaattatttttactaaatcaAATTGGCtttcatcaatatcataatGATAAGTGCAGGATGTTGAAACTATGA
- a CDS encoding Rho GTPase-activating protein (unknown protein; Has 754 Blast hits to 165 proteins in 64 species: Archae - 0; Bacteria - 48; Metazoa - 26; Fungi - 25; Plants - 36; Viruses - 0; Other Eukaryotes - 619 (source: NCBI BLink).) — protein sequence MDSIEPPSFSLGFDLDAASDLQSEIHQNPSSTGDQLIGDGDNEPELGLTVSDSDRELEPDFTSPVLKRLRRGINPNKCSVKDDRSVAVEDRDDDIEEFSSPEDFPTDAPASTRSHFSSCSSRVPLHGSGVLSNQPSISRGKRKQSDVQASAASGISSVASLFQMSSRSPLRRFQLLDSDSEDDHPSTSRDLSGATKKHDSFSKNQPSIASKPKRKEPGSIPCIKDLWKDFSPASSKIQTPAFDDVCQDYFISIKTTSTAQKQSSAVASSSNSGNHNLTGFQQTELFHDFSHPSPPSHRFFLHSDPRIRNLARQRLPNFFPLGIVNDRESQREVFLVDYMNQFGSKGSSKAGDSSSKSCRRGKTKSKVSKSQESAHNSEGWLNPKTRAAAPKDAGKRRVSADSGSAGHWFTSPEGRKVYISKSGQEFSGQSAYRCYKKENGVGFKKSRKKRQPKKKAKN from the exons ATGGATTCGATTGAGCCACCATCGTTTTCGCTAGGGTTTGATCTTGATGCTGCATCGGATCTCCAATCGGAAATCCATCAAAACCCTAGCTCCACCGGCGACCAATTAATCGGGGACGGCGATAACGAGCCAGAGTTGGGACTTACTGTCTCAGATTCCGATCGGGAGCTTGAACCAGATTTTACAAGCCCGGTTCTCAAGCGGTTGCGACGAGGGATTAATCCCAACAAGTGTTCTGTGAAAGATGATAGAAGCGTAGCTGTAGAGGATCGGGATGATGACATTGAAGAGTTCTCTTCTCCTGAGGATTTTCCTACGG ACGCACCGGCCTCAACAAGAAGTCATTTTTCTAGTTGCAGCTCAAGGGTGCCACTTCATGGTTCTGGGGTTTTATCTAATCAACCTTCTATCTCTCGGGGAAAAAGAAAGCAGTCGGATGTTCAAGCATCTGCTGCCTCTGGGATTAGTTCTGTTGCATCGTTGTTTCAGATGTCAAGTCGTAGTCCTCTACGAAGGTTCCAGCTACTAGATTCAGATTCTGAAGATGACCATCCATCCACCAGCAGAGATTTAAGCGGAGCAACTAAAAAACATGATTCATTCTCAAAGAATCAACCATCTATTGCAAGTAAACCGAAGAGAAAGGAACCTGGATCTATCCCCTGTATTAAAGATCTGTGGAAAGATTTTTCCCCGGCAAGTTCCAAGATTCAGACACCAGCTTTCGATGATGTTTGTCAGGACTATTTTATCTCCATCAAGACGACTAGCACAGCTCAGAAACAAAGCAGTGCTGTGGCAAGTAGTAGCAATAGCGGAAATCATAACTTGACTGGCTTTCAGCAAACTGAGCTATTCCACGATTTTTCCCACCCTTCTCCTCCATCTCATCGTTTCTTCTTGCATAGTGATCCAAGGATCCGGAATCTAGCTCGACAGCGGTTACCAAACTTCTTTCCTCTGGGAATTGTCAATGATAGGGAGAGCCAGCGAGAGGTGTTCCTTGTTGATTATAT GAATCAATTTGGCAGCAAAGGGAGTTCTAAAGCTGGAGACTCTAGCAGCAAAAGCTGCAGAAGAGGGAAAACAAAGTCAAAGGTTTCAAAGAGCCAAGAGAGCGCACACAATTCTGAAGGCTGGTTAAATCCTAAAACGAGAGCTGCAGCTCCAAAGGATGCTGGGAAAAGGCGTGTATCTGCTGACAGTGGCTCTGCAGGTCATTGGTTCACATCCCCAGAAGGAAGAAAG GTATATATCTCTAAAAGCGGACAGGAGTTTTCAGGTCAAAGTGCTTATAGATGTTACAAAAAG GAGAACGGAGTCGGGTTTAAGAAGTCCAGAAAGAAACGacaaccaaagaaaaaggCGAAGAATTGA
- the PAP18 gene encoding purple acid phosphatase 18 (purple acid phosphatase 18 (PAP18); FUNCTIONS IN: protein serine/threonine phosphatase activity, acid phosphatase activity; INVOLVED IN: biological_process unknown; LOCATED IN: endomembrane system; EXPRESSED IN: 24 plant structures; EXPRESSED DURING: 13 growth stages; CONTAINS InterPro DOMAIN/s: Metallophosphoesterase (InterPro:IPR004843), Purple acid phosphatase-like, N-terminal (InterPro:IPR008963); BEST Arabidopsis thaliana protein match is: purple acid phosphatase 22 (TAIR:AT3G52820.1); Has 2123 Blast hits to 2103 proteins in 464 species: Archae - 3; Bacteria - 774; Metazoa - 209; Fungi - 79; Plants - 766; Viruses - 0; Other Eukaryotes - 292 (source: NCBI BLink).): MEKWGILLLVTLSVSIIFTSAAADDYVRPKPRETLQFPWKQKSSSVPEQVHISLAGDKHMRVTWVTNDKSSPSFVEYGTSPGKYSYLGQGESTSYSYIMYRSGKIHHTVIGPLEADTVYYYRCGGEGPEFHLKTPPAQFPITFAVAGDLGQTGWTKSTLDHIDQCKYAVHLLPGDLSYADYMQHKWDTFGELVQPLASVRPWMVTQGNHEKESIPFIVDEFVSFNSRWKMPYEESGSNSNLYYSFEVAGVHAIMLGSYTDYDRYSDQYSWLKADLSKVDRERTPWLIVLFHVPWYNSNNAHQHEGDEMMAEMEPLLYASGVDIVFTGHVHAYERTKRVNNGKSDPCGPVHITIGDGGNREGLARKYKDPSPEWSVFREASFGHGELQMVNSTHALWTWHRNDDDEPTRSDEVWLNSLVNSGCLKKRPQELRKMLLEP; encoded by the exons ATGGAAAAATGGGGGATTTTGCTACTCGTAACATTATCAGTGTCAATAATCTTTACTTCTGCGGCCGCAGATGATTACGTCCGACCAAAACCTCGTGAAACCTTGCAGTTTCCATGGAAACAAAAGTCCTCTTCTGTACCCGAGCAG GTGCATATCTCATTGGCTGGAGATAAACATATGCGAGTTACTTGGGTTACGAATGACAAATCGTCTCCTTCATTTGTTGAATATGGAACATCGCCAGGGAAATACTCTTATCTTGGTCAAGGAGAAAGCACCTCCTACAGCTATATAATGTATAGATCAGGGAAGATACATCATACCGTCATTGGGCCATTGGAAGCGGATACTGTTTATTATTACCGTTGTGGTGGAGAAGGACCTGAGTTCCATTTGAAAACACCACCAGCTCAGTTCCCGATTACTTTTGCAGTGGCGGGGGATCTTGGACAAACCGGTTGGACTAAGTCGACTCTAGATCATATTGATCAATGCAAATATGCTGTGCATCTACTTCCAGGGGATCTATCGTATGCGGACTATATGCAGCATAAGTGGGACACGTTTGGGGAACTAGTTCAGCCTCTGGCAAGTGTAAGGCCGTGGATGGTGACACAGGGAAACCATGAGAAAGAGAGTATTCCTTTTATAGTTGATGAATTTGTGTCTTTCAACTCGAGGTGGAAGATGCCGTATGAGGAAAGTGGGTCAAATTCAAATCTTTATTATTCCTTTGAGGTTGCTGGTGTCCATGCGATCATGCTTGGCTCATACACAGATTATGATCGGTACTCAGATCAATACAGCTGGTTAAAG GCTGATCTCTCGAAGGTGGACCGAGAAAGAACTCCGTGGCTAATAGTCCTCTTCCATGTACCATGGTATAACAGTAACAATGCCCATCAACATGAAGGTGATGAAATGATGGCTGAAATGGAGCCTTTGCTTTATGCGAGCGGTGTTGATATTGTATTTACTGGTCATGTCCATGCTTATGAACGCACG AAACGTGTCAACAATGGTAAATCAGATCCATGTGGTCCCGTACACATTACCATAGGTGATGGAGGAAACAGAGAAGGATTGGCTCGCAA GTACAAAGATCCGTCACCAGAGTGGTCAGTCTTCAGGGAAGCAAGCTTTGGACATGGGGAGCTTCAGATGGTGAATTCAACACATGCGCTATGGACCTGGCATAGGAACGATGATGACGAACCAACAAGGTCTGATGAAGTTTGGTTAAACTCTCTTGTGAACTCCGGATGCTTGAAGAAAAGGCCTCAAGAACTCAGGAAAATGCTCTTGGAACCTTAA
- a CDS encoding Transmembrane proteins 14C (Transmembrane proteins 14C; CONTAINS InterPro DOMAIN/s: Uncharacterised protein family UPF0136, Transmembrane (InterPro:IPR005349); BEST Arabidopsis thaliana protein match is: Transmembrane proteins 14C (TAIR:AT1G50740.1); Has 449 Blast hits to 449 proteins in 111 species: Archae - 0; Bacteria - 35; Metazoa - 208; Fungi - 10; Plants - 185; Viruses - 0; Other Eukaryotes - 11 (source: NCBI BLink).), with the protein MHDFCFTIPYGMLLIGGGFIGYMKKGSITSFAGGAGTGLLLILAGYISLKAFEKKKNSTIAMVLQTVIAAALTLVMGQRYLLTGKIMPAGLVAGISALMTCFYVYKIATGGNKFPAKAE; encoded by the exons ATGCATGATTTTTGCTTCACTATCCCGTACGGGATGCTTCTCATCGGCGGAGGATTTATCGGGTACATGAAGAAAGGAAGTATAACATCTTTCGCCGGAGGTGCAGGCACTGGATTATTACTCATTCTCGCTGGTTATATCAGTCTCAAAgcttttgagaagaagaagaattccaCTATTGCTATGGTTCTTCAGACag TCATCGCAGCTGCTCTCACACTAGTCATGGGACAGCGTTACTTGCTGACTGGAAAGATTATGCCGGCTGGTTTGGTTGCTGGGATCAG TGCTCTCATGACCTGTTTTTACGTATACAAGATCGCTACTGGTGGCAATAAATTTCCAGCAAAAGCTGAATGA